From the Aquirufa lenticrescens genome, the window AGGTTTCTCGTAACGGTACGAAGAACTACTTCTATGAAGATGCTTCATTCGCTCGTTTACGTAACCTTTCTGTAGGTGTTGATTTAGTGAAAGCGTTCGGCTTGAAATCTTTCCGTAAGTTACAATTAGTAGCTTCAGGACGTAACTTGTATACGTTAACAAACTATACTGGTTTAGATCCAGAGATCTCTTCAGGTGGAGTTAACTCTGCTTGGGATCGTGGAACAGATCACAATACGATGCCAAACTTACGTTCATACCAAGTACAGTTGAACATTGGTTTCTAATTCAGAATTGAGAAAAAGGTATCATTTAAATTTGAAAAAAATGAAAAACATAAAAATAACCGCGCTTTCCTTTCTGCTTTTAGCTGGATCGGTTATGTCGTGCAAGGATCAATTGGATATCCAAAATCCAAATCAGCCTACTCCTGCGACGGCTGCGTCTGAGGCTGGTATCGTTGCTTTAGCACAAGGATCTGTTTACAAAAACGGATTTACTTCTGCTGGTAATAAGTATTATGATGGTGTTGTAGGAGCTTTCTACAATGGTGTAGTAGGTATTCATGAATTAATGGGTGATGTTGTTTCAGCTGAAGCAGCGAACACTTACATGAATAACTTGTCTTCTCCAGATATGGTTACATTAGATAATGGAACGCAAGTAGCTAATCCAAATAGCCCTGCATTGCAGAAATCATTATTGCGTGCAATCAATACAAACTCACAACAAGGTGGTAACCCAGGTTGGCATGAGTGGGCGATGATGTACCAATTAAACAATGCTTGCAACACTATTTTAGATGCAGTGGATAAGACTACATTTACAGGTGATGCAACAGCAAAGAAAAATGCAATCAAGGCATGGGCTTATACTTGGAAAGGTTTAGCTTATGCTCGTCTTGGTTCATTATACTATGCGGGTTTAATTGTGAACACTCCATCGGTTACAAACAATACGTATGTAACGAAAGAGGCGATGATTGCTGAATCAAATGCTAATTTTGACAAAGCAGCAACAGCTGTAAATGCTTCAGGTGCATCAGGAGATTTTGAGGAGATCGTTACGGCTTTAATTCCGGATTTCTTCCAAACGGAAAAAGGTGCGGTTCCTACTGCTGGTCAGTGGATCAAAAACTTGAACACCATGAAGGCGCGTAATATCTTAGTAAATACTCCTGCAGCTACGATGACTGCTGCTCAGTGGGATGCTATTCTTACGTTGACTAATGCAGGTGTAGGTGCTTCTGATCCAGTATTTGCTGGTAACACGAATGCGAATGGAGATATCTTTGGTTCTTCTAACTATTCTGTGGCTGCGCGTGCAGTAGGTTCTAACGCATCAGGTGGAACGTATAAAATCTCTGAGCGTTTAATTCAGGATTTCAATACGGGTGACCAGCGTTTAGCTCAAAACTTCAAAGTTTATACCGTATGGGTAGGTAACTCTGACCGTGGTAATGCATTTAACACACGTTATGCAATCAAGGATGGTGGTAATGGTTTAGCAGGTGTTTATACATATGTTAACCGTACAGCTGGAAATGCAGAAATCTTCTTATTAGGTTCTTACGAGGAAAATGAGTTGATGAAAGCAGAAGCTAAATTGTGGAAAGGTGATGTAGCAGGTGCTGCTGCAAGCATTAATGCGGTTCGTGAGTACCAAGGTGCTGGAATTGCTGCGATCACTTCTACAAATGCTGCTGTTGTAAAAGAAGAATTACGTAAAGAACGCCGTGTGGCTTTAGCTTTCCGTGGTTTATCATTCTACGATGCTCGTCGTTGGGGCGTATTAGATGGCGGTCGCACAGGTGCGGTGGTTATCTCTAAAGATGGTTCATCTATCTCTACGAACGCAACGATTAAATATGGTTATTTAGATTATTGGGATGTTCCTAACAATGAGTTAGCGAATAATCCAGCTGGCGCGGGTTCTGCACCTACGACAAATCCTAAATAAGAATTTTTAATTTTTATTGAAAGAGGCACTATCCTGAGATGGTGCCTCTTTTTTTGTGCCAAATGTTTGGCGGTATATCGGAAAATTCCTAATTTGCCAGACGTTTTATATTATTTTTTCATTAATTAAACTCAACAACATGAAAAAACTATTACTCCTTGGGGTATTGGTGTTGGCTGTATTCAGCACATCAATGGCTCAAACAAGGCAAGTAACCGGTAAGGTTACAGCTTCAGAGGATGGTGCGGCTCTTCCGGGAGTTAGTGTCAGCCTAAAAGGTTCATCTCGTGGTACAACCACAGCAGCGGATGGTACTTACAAAATTACAGTAGGTGATGGTGCTGCAATCACTTTCAGCTTTGTGGGTTACAAGCCACAAACGGTTTCAGTAGGAAGCCAAAGTTCAATCAACGTAGTTTTAGCGACAGATGCTTCTGAGTTAAATGAGGTGGTTGTAACGGCTTTGGGTCTTACTCGTACAAAGAACTCATTACCTTATGCTGCTCAGCAAGTGAAAGGAGAAGAGCTAACACGTGTTCGTACTGGTAACGCTATTCAAGCATTATCTGGTAAAGTTGCGGGTTTACAAATCATCCAAGGTAATGCAATCGGTGGTTCTACTAACGTGGTAGTTCGTGGTAACAAATCATTGACTGGTAACAACCAAGCGCTATTTGTAGTAGACGGTGTGCCAATCGATAACACGAACAAAAACTCAGGTAACCAACAAACAGGTCGTGGTGGTTATGATTACGGTAACGCTGCATCTGATATTAACCCAGATGATATCGAAAACATGACGGTATTGAAAGGTGCTGCGGCAACTGCTCTTTACGGTTCTCGTGCTTCGAATGGTGTGATCATGATCACAACTAAGAAAGCTAAGCGTGGTTTAGGTTTAACAATCAACGCTGGCTTGACAGTAGGAACAATTGATAAGTCAACTTTCCCTACTTACCAAAACCAATACGGTGCAGGTTACTCTGATCCATACCAAAAAGATGGTTTCTTGTATTTTGATGCAAATGGTGACGGAACGAATGATTTAGTTGTTCCTACAGCTGAAGATGCTTCTTACGGTGTGAAATTCAACCCTAGCTTAATGGTTTACCACTGGGATGCTTTTGATCCTGCAGGTCCTAACTACAAGAAAATGAAGCCATGGGTTGCTGCTGCAAACACACCAGTAACTTTCTATGAGACTGCTATCTCTAACAACACTAACATTATGTTAGATGGTGCAAACGATAAGGGTACTTATAAATTAGGCTTTACGCGTAACGAAGAGCGTGGTACATTACCTAACTCTAATGTAACGAAGAACATCGTTAACTTAGGTGGTTCTTACAATGTGAATGAGAAATTAACAGCTTCTGCTGTAGCTAACTTCTCTATCGTAGATGGTAAAGGTCGTTACGGTTCAGGTTATTCTGGACAAAACGTTAATCAAAACTTCCGTCAATGGTACCAAACTAACGTTGACTTAGTTGAGCAAAAAGAAGCTTATTTCCGCAACAATCAAAACGTTACTTGGAACTGGGGTGATCCTTCATCTGCAGCTGGTTTAAAACCAATCTACACAGATAACTATTATTGGACTCGTTACCAAAACTATGAGACAGATACACGTACTCGTATCTTCGGTAATGCTCAATTAGATTACAAAGCAACTTCATACTTAGCGTTCTTAGGACGTATCACAGTAGATACATACAATGAATTGCAAGAAGAACGTACTGCGGTAGGTTCTCAAGCTACTCCTGGATATTCTCGTTTAGATCGTACGTTCAACGAAACGAACTATGACTTGATGGCTAACTTTGATAAAGATGTAATTAAAGATGTAAACGTGAAAGCCTTAGCTGGTTTGAACTTACGTAAGTCTTATACACGTGCGATCTCTGCTGGGACTAACGGTGGTTTGATCGTTCCTGGTTTATACTCGGTAGCTAACTCAAAAGGTACAGTGGCTGCAGCGTCAGAAGGATATTCTCCACGTGAGGTATTCGGTATGTTTGGTGGTTTAACAGTAACATACAAAGGTTTCTTAACATTAGACGGTACAGTTCGTCGTGATAAGTCTTCTACGTTACCAGTTGAAAACAACCAATACAACTACTACTCTGGTTCAGCTTCTTGGTTGTTCTCTCACCACATCCAAGATCTTCCTTGGTTGACTTCTGGTAAGTTACGTGCTAACTGGGCGACTGTAGGTAATGATGCTCCTTGG encodes:
- a CDS encoding RagB/SusD family nutrient uptake outer membrane protein, whose amino-acid sequence is MKNIKITALSFLLLAGSVMSCKDQLDIQNPNQPTPATAASEAGIVALAQGSVYKNGFTSAGNKYYDGVVGAFYNGVVGIHELMGDVVSAEAANTYMNNLSSPDMVTLDNGTQVANPNSPALQKSLLRAINTNSQQGGNPGWHEWAMMYQLNNACNTILDAVDKTTFTGDATAKKNAIKAWAYTWKGLAYARLGSLYYAGLIVNTPSVTNNTYVTKEAMIAESNANFDKAATAVNASGASGDFEEIVTALIPDFFQTEKGAVPTAGQWIKNLNTMKARNILVNTPAATMTAAQWDAILTLTNAGVGASDPVFAGNTNANGDIFGSSNYSVAARAVGSNASGGTYKISERLIQDFNTGDQRLAQNFKVYTVWVGNSDRGNAFNTRYAIKDGGNGLAGVYTYVNRTAGNAEIFLLGSYEENELMKAEAKLWKGDVAGAAASINAVREYQGAGIAAITSTNAAVVKEELRKERRVALAFRGLSFYDARRWGVLDGGRTGAVVISKDGSSISTNATIKYGYLDYWDVPNNELANNPAGAGSAPTTNPK
- a CDS encoding SusC/RagA family TonB-linked outer membrane protein, yielding MKKLLLLGVLVLAVFSTSMAQTRQVTGKVTASEDGAALPGVSVSLKGSSRGTTTAADGTYKITVGDGAAITFSFVGYKPQTVSVGSQSSINVVLATDASELNEVVVTALGLTRTKNSLPYAAQQVKGEELTRVRTGNAIQALSGKVAGLQIIQGNAIGGSTNVVVRGNKSLTGNNQALFVVDGVPIDNTNKNSGNQQTGRGGYDYGNAASDINPDDIENMTVLKGAAATALYGSRASNGVIMITTKKAKRGLGLTINAGLTVGTIDKSTFPTYQNQYGAGYSDPYQKDGFLYFDANGDGTNDLVVPTAEDASYGVKFNPSLMVYHWDAFDPAGPNYKKMKPWVAAANTPVTFYETAISNNTNIMLDGANDKGTYKLGFTRNEERGTLPNSNVTKNIVNLGGSYNVNEKLTASAVANFSIVDGKGRYGSGYSGQNVNQNFRQWYQTNVDLVEQKEAYFRNNQNVTWNWGDPSSAAGLKPIYTDNYYWTRYQNYETDTRTRIFGNAQLDYKATSYLAFLGRITVDTYNELQEERTAVGSQATPGYSRLDRTFNETNYDLMANFDKDVIKDVNVKALAGLNLRKSYTRAISAGTNGGLIVPGLYSVANSKGTVAAASEGYSPREVFGMFGGLTVTYKGFLTLDGTVRRDKSSTLPVENNQYNYYSGSASWLFSHHIQDLPWLTSGKLRANWATVGNDAPWGAIKNVYDQPAPFGSTILFSVPSTQNNPILKPEQTQSREIGLEMAFLQNRLGFDATYYQSNTLDQILPAAVSSATGFSSSYVNAGNIENKGFELSLYATPIKTADFSWNVNANWTKNQSLVLSLYGNSQNLQLGSFQGGVSLNATVGQPYGVLQGKTWNLKDGQKLVGSSGRYSISTTTTNNIGNMNPDWIGGLNNTFKYKNVSFSFLIDVKKGGNVFSLDQYYGAATGVYAESAALNDKGNPSRNTIAEGGGVIMPGVKADGTPNDIRVENDYGTYGYAYNPAAAFVYDASYIKLREANLTYSLPKSIVAKLGGVKGVDVSVFGRNLWIIKKYVPYADPEENLSSGNIQGYQSGAYPTTRSIGFNVKLLF